CAGTGGCGAGCAGGACCCTGCAGACCAAGGCCTGGGGGATGGGGCTTCCGCGGCAACGGGTGCTCTACCTCCCCAACTGCGTGGAGGATATCCCGCCGGGAGATGGTACCGGGGTGCGGCAGCGTCTGGGCATCCCTGCTGATGTGCCGGTTTTGCTTCTATATACCCGTTTTTTCGATTTCAGCCAGGACAAGCTCCATTTCGTTTTTGCCGAGATTTTCCGGCAGGTGCCTGAGGTGCGTTTTCTGGTGGTCGGCAAGGGGCGGAACAACGAAGAACAACTGCTGCTGGCAAAGGGGGAGGAACTCGGCTTTGCCCCTGCCCTGGTCATGGGGGGGTGGCTGGAACCGGAGGATATTCCGTCGTATCTCGCCGCGGCAGATGTCGCCATTTATCCGTTCAGCGACAACCTGATCAGCCGTTCGAAATGCCCGGCTAAGCTGACCGAAATCCTCCGGGCCGGAGTCGCCGTGGTGGCGGATGCCGTCGGACAGCTGGCCGAGTACGTCAAGCCGGGCGTATCCGGGGTGCTGTGCAATCCCGACGACTGGCAGGAGATGGCGGATCGGGCCGCGGGACTGCTGCTAGACGTGAAGTTAAGCCGAGAGACTGGCGCCACCGCTCGGAGATATCTGCTGGAAAAGTTTTCCTGGAGCGATTATGCTGCCAGGCTTGATCAATTTTACCTCAAGAGTTCCGGAGCTGAACAATGACAGAACGGAAAAAAGAACTGCTCGTCCTCGGCTCTCTGCTGGGGCTGTTGATAGCGTTCTATGCCCCAATTCTCTTTACCGCTAAGGTTATTCGCGCCCCCGACATCATCAACGAATTTTACTGGGGCGTGGTCGATATCTATAACGGCGGCTTGGTAAAGGCGCTCTCCATCGATTTTTCCAAGGCGGGCTGGGATATCTATACCAACAGCGGGTCAACGGCAGAGGGGGGGGGCGCGTCGCAACAGTTCCTCCTGCACCTGAAACTGCTATTTGCCTTGGTGCCGCCACCGATGAGCGTTTCCTGGTGCATTGTTCTGCATCTCTTTTTCGGCGCCTCGGGCCTGTATGCCTATTGCCGTCTCATCGGGATCAGCAGGCCGGCCGCTTTTCTCGGGGCGCTCATCTTTGCCATTGCCCCTGAAAACGCTTCCCTGATCAATGCCGGGCATGTGATGAAAATCGCCACGATCTCCTATGCGCCGTGGGCATTCTATTTCTTTGAAAAAGGGTTCCGCACGAGGCGGGTGTTCTTTTTCCTGTTCACCGGCTTTACCCTGGCGTTCCAGTTTTTCAACACCCATTGGCAGATCGCTTATTACACCTGCCTCGGCGTCGCGGTCTATGCCCTGATCCGAATCTTGGGACAGCTCCGCCGGAAAGAAGAAACACCGGCTGCCATGGGCAAACTGCTCGGGCTGAACCTGCTGACGCTGATTTTTTTCCTCACAACGGTTTCGATCGCCCTGCTCCCGTTAGCCAATTGGTCCAAGGATACCAACCGGGGGGCACAGAGCGGTGCCAATGCGGGCAAGGGAGGACTTGATCGGGAAGAG
The sequence above is a segment of the Geoanaerobacter pelophilus genome. Coding sequences within it:
- a CDS encoding glycosyltransferase family 4 protein, with the translated sequence MKIVFLAPFGIRPKGTLIARMLPLADELQRLGHTVTIIAPPYTNPEDSGKVETVRGVTIRNIELCGGGLMAPPRLAWRMYRAALAEQPDIVHLFKPKGYGGLAAMFLAQFRRMGIRQPLLFVDMDDWEGRGGMNDLHPYSPTEKALFQFQEDWLPLQARGVTVASRTLQTKAWGMGLPRQRVLYLPNCVEDIPPGDGTGVRQRLGIPADVPVLLLYTRFFDFSQDKLHFVFAEIFRQVPEVRFLVVGKGRNNEEQLLLAKGEELGFAPALVMGGWLEPEDIPSYLAAADVAIYPFSDNLISRSKCPAKLTEILRAGVAVVADAVGQLAEYVKPGVSGVLCNPDDWQEMADRAAGLLLDVKLSRETGATARRYLLEKFSWSDYAARLDQFYLKSSGAEQ